The stretch of DNA CAGAAACACAATACACCCAACCcaggaaggaaaaataaaagtctcaaatttaaaattacaaaatattttaaaaaacatttttatttgacaaactGTACAGATGACATTTATTTGACTAAATGATTCTTAGACAGGAACTAAAAATAACTTTCTTATTAAATAgaaaactgaaacaaaaaaaatagaattaaaGATGAAAAACGAAGTGTTGCTTATTGTACAAAACAGAGAACGAAAATATAGCTAAGGAATGAAATCATTTATCGTACCCTGATACAGTGGTAGGCCTATTGCGAATGATCAAAAACAGTATTGTACACAGTAACTCAATGGCCTTGCCATCTTCGTACAATAGCTAAAAATATTGGCCTCTTTGGTTCCATTAATTAagcaaaatacatttgaaacaaaattaaatttacttctataaaaataacttttcaatgGCAGTTTTTGTTTCACTAATCCCGCAACCTTTCAGTGCAAACGTCACAACAATCATTCGCTTTGGAAAGGAAGCGAAAGATTACATTTCAAGTATTGATAAAGAGTGGAGGacagaaacaagagagagagagagagagagagaagagagagagggagaagagagagagaaagagagagagagagacaggtggaaaGAGAATTCAGTCTAATAGAGCGTATTGAGTATGGGTATAGGCTACTATACATTGCATAGCTCATGTGGCACTTATTTAGCGATAGGACAGGACACTCAGTACCCCTTGGAAGGCATTTCTTTATACAAGTGCTATTCAGGGTGTGCATTTCTGTTTCTAGTGGTGCTGCACTGCACCGTGGTGACCCACTGGGCCAAAACTAGAGTCTCCGCGTCCAGCAGGCCCATGTCTACTGAGCCTCGGGGGCAAGGGGAAGCAGTTGTCTCTTTTGTCGCTTTCCTGTGCACAAGTGAAGTACACTTATGAGATCTACCTTCACCTGGTTGTCATGGTTGCTGGGCCTGCATCTGTCTTGACAGGCAGGAAGTTGAGGTCGAGGCCCGTAGTCAAGAAGGACAACAGCAGCTCTGTGGAGGACTTTCTTTTGCCTTTCTGTGGAGGGTATAATCCTGCAAGGCATTAAGAGCTGCCGGTCTAATTCCACCAGAGGGGACAGTCAGACTGTGTCTGTTGGCAAAGCAGGGAAGTGCTGGTGTTCTGAGTTGTATAAGATGATGAATTGTCAGTgctttctaaaaaaacaaaagtctgtCATGTGCTCAAAGTACTTAAAAGGGTTGGAGGAGCGGGGTTGGAAGTGTTGGGGGGAAGCCAATAATGTCATCGGCCAATCCTGTCACTTTCCTTAAGCGCTTGTTAACTTCGTTCAAGAGGAGATGATGAACCATTATTTTTTGACTAGAAATGGCAAACTAGAGCAAAATATCATTTGGTGATAATCGTTCCCTTCTCGCCCTGTCACTGACCAGTTGTCGCCCGACGGACTTAACTTGGACAGCAAGCATGTCACTCAGTCtgataaatacacacactcgcacgaacacgtgcaaacacacgcacgcacacgggGACACGGCCCTGGTACTCGCATTTGCTAGACGTACCAGATGCACCAGTGTGCGTGCTGCTTGCATATACAGTAGGTAtagatatattgtatatgtgtaCCGTACAACAACGTCCTGTTTGTACAAAAGGCCTTTCTGACTGTTCCAAGTTCAGAGATAATGAAGGGTGGACTCAAGCACAGCCGCACTCTTCCACGATCATGTTGGGCACATCCCTCTTTACGATGTTGTATTCATCGTCAAAGTATAGCATGGACATAGTACTGAGCTTGGTGGGGATGCAGCAGGAGTTGACCGAGCCTGGGCTCATCCCTCTCATGCGGTACTGGTTCACCACTGCAGTATGGAAGGATGAAGCCGAGCCCGGCACACCCGCCATGTATGCCGGGCAGCTGCCCTCGCAGTAGTTGCCATAGTAACCAGCCGGCGCAATGATCCAGTCGTTCCAGCCGATGAGGCGGAAGTCTATGTAAAACTGCTGCCGGCAGCAAAGACCCCCGCTGGTGCCATCGCACTCAAGACCCCGCTTGCGAATGCGGTGCTTTCCGTCCACCTGTCGCACGCGCACCACCAGGAAGGGCCGGTGGGACGGGTCGCTGGGGTTCACCAGCACTGGGGCCACGCCAGCTGTCTCGCAGCCCTCGCAGTGGACCTCGAGGTCCTGGCGCCGGCTGCCTTTCCCGAACACAGCCCGCACCGCCTCGGAGAGGGGGAAAGTATGCCAGCCGCTTCGTTTCAGATCCACCCGTTTCTCCACCGAAGCCCAGCGGCCtgttccccctcctccaccaccaacaccacctccTGGGCCTCCCTCTGCTCCAGCCTCCTGGTAATGGATCTTGACCGTCACCTTCCTCCGAAGGCCCTTCTCAGGACCGCCTGGCAGCACACGGAAGTAGAGCCACAGGTTGGCCTGGGACACGTACAGGTTCTGGTTGCCCTCGTGGGAGACGAGGAAGAACAGCCCAGTGTTAGAGGACGTGTGATCGTCTGTTGGAGACAGTAAAGGAATGGTTTATTCTCTTTAGATAAGAGATTAAAATAATGCATAACAGTCAGTTGGAATTAGTTGACAAAGAATTATATTTTGAACTATTGAATGGTTCAGTTATCACATGACCTTAGtatggtcacatgatcacagaTGTTCTTATGGCGGGCGAGGACGATCTCTAGCATCAAATTACCGAAATTCCATACTGAGGTTGCGCGATGACAACTGaaccatctccatgacaaccgaGTCGTGAAATATGACTGAaagtttttaataattattttgtcAAATACATTTATGCTATTTCAAGGAGAACatactgtaaacacaaacacagacaacatgTAGCCCACGTAGAAAGCAGAAAGCCCCCTTAAAAAGGGCAAAGCCGTCTTTTAAGGGCTGTTTTCCCCTTGTTTTCTCTGTTCACCCTCAATCACTGTGTCAGGTGACCTCTGTGGAAGCCCCTCATAGGCCAGCTGTGACCAGGCCAGTTCTGGGATCAGGCCCAGTTGGCCTCGGGTCCAGCTTTGTAAGTGACAGGgccaaaaagagagagagagggtgaatgAAGGGACCGGGAGGAGAACAGAGACGAGGAAGACGAAGGAAAGCAAGAAGGATGCAAGTGGGAAGAGGTGGGAGGGTGGCGAACACGGCCAAAGACCCTGGGGGGTTCATTGAGTTTGCTGTTAGTTCCCCCCGGATCCCccctctccccaccccccacacacacagacacacacacccctcgaatcccacccccaccctgccctaccccttcccccctccttccaGTGACAGAGAGTGACAGCACAAAGCCCGCTGTGAGGCACTGGGAGACAGCCGCGCTGCAGCTCGCCATTGAAACGCGTGGCTTTCCAGCAAAAAAGCATGATGAGGcaaaaataaaagccatttACATGACACTGGCCACTTTCTACAGCAGCACAATGAAGAGATCCCGGGAGTTAAAAAGGTGGCGATGGGCTCTCCCTGGcactacttttttttcctctctcttttttttttctctaagcCTAACGATGTCTTCCAAATTACCACTGAGGTAACTTGAAAGGTTTCTATTTCAGGAGATTTGGTACAATGCGCTCCAGCAGAGCAGCGCCTTTGAAAGCGGCTAAATGACTTTGTTTGCCGACTGAttagtgtgtgtcagtgtcaaCAGGTGGCCACCAAAGACGCCCCCCGCCTCTTTAAGGCGCCTCACGCCTCTTCCTCCTGTAAACCGCGGCTTTACATTCACACGGGGACCTGTTCAGACCAGCTCCCCACTCTGTAGCATGTCAGCTGGGagctcaagcacacacacacacatttgcacccAACcatgcaaccacacacacaaccctctGGTAAGCAATACATCACCCATCAGCCTTCTCAATACCAAAGCCTGTGGCACAGTGCGAACATATTGTAACCCAGCTGAAGTGAGCGATATAGAGGAATCAGCGACTGCCGTAAAGGCCCCTTTAGGGATACAAGTAACTAACCTCACCTTATTGAGTACCGTGCGATCTTTCTTGCCTCTACAGCTCCACgataagaaaaaaagggggaattgTTCAGTAAAGAGCCCAGAGTGAACGCGTGATAAACAGACAAGCAATGGAGCCATGTAATGAAACTGAGCCTGAGTCTTCCAGTCGACTTGATGCAGTTTGTTGAGAAGGTAATTGGTTGCCTTTCAAGATATCCACATTACGCTTCAGGGTAGGATCCCCAACTATAAAGTTGTTAACAACGATAAAGGCTAGGATCATCAAATTGCTTTCATCGCTGCCGAGGTGGTGGGACGAGTAAATGATAGGCATCTTTGCTGGAAAGATGACTCGATTTATGGATTATCATTATTGAAGAAgacatattttgcacattttcagGGTTtatagttgtatttgttttttttactagaacatgtttacatgctttgatgttaaaaaaaacacttcattttTCTTACACCGTCGGTCAGAATATACCTGTATTAACCCTCTATCTGAAACTCTCCATtatagcgcctgtctctttaagccccTCCTTCCCAAAAAAGCCCAGTCTCCTCTGTGCCTCGCTGTGTGTGTCAACATGGGGTGGAGCGCCACCTCTCCCTGTGACTGTATAGCTGTGACATCACAGACCTTACAGAAGTCTTGACATCTCATGTAAAGGGACCGTTTCTGAATTCGGAGAGCGGCTGAATTTCAACATCATAACAAAGTCGACTCTTTTCATCTGTGCAATGACGCAACGATTCGACAACCAATCGTATCCTTCATTCATCCTGTTCCTTTCCGTCTTGATAAAAAGCCGTAAGCCAGTTCCCAGGGCTATTTAACACTTCAATGGCGACTCGCCGAAAATGTAGCTGCCCACGCTTGGCCGTTTTGTTGCGTCTGTCAGTCGTAGAGTGAACAGCATTAGGCACATTAGTAATTAGTGTGCAAGAGACTTTTCTGGAAATGTTGAAGTGCCCTCTCATCCACACGCCAAATGACCTCCTTCACAGCAGTAGCAAAGTCTGTTATTTACGGAGGTTCGATTGACAATTATATTGTTACCACCCACATTCCGCGAAGACCCACCCTACTGAGCCTCTGATTGGGTAACATACATTTCTATGTGGTGTCATAATTAAACTTATATTatcattaattcaattcaattcagtttattttgtatagcccaaaatcccaaattcccctcagagggctttacaatctgtacacgtacgacatctctgacctttgacctctcatcggatcagggaaaaaaaagaaggggaaaaaggtgaagaacccttcaggagagcaacagaggaggatccctctccccggatggacagaagcaatagatgtcatgggtacagatgaacagagttacagagttacagtacattcaatgaatatgacagaaatgtatgaataatgagtagtaggcatggaccacagcAGGAGTTGGTACGGCACAATGATTAACAAGAACAATATATGTGAATggttaaatgaatgaaaaactgCAACACTTAAACCAGCTACTTATTTTGGATTTGAGTTATATGAAGCCCTCACTGAGAGAGCAGGGCACTAAGGATCACCGAGTAGAAATGGTTCAGTTACCCTCAGCAATTCATACCAGTTCGATCCTTTGGCTCCCTCAGCATTCAGAGCAGATGCCGATACACCACATGACTTATTTCCACTGAGGTTCTTTGAATGAACAAATTGTTCTTGTCATCTAGTGTTGCAAACAATCTGGAGCTGGCCCCGACACGCCTCGCCTGACCCTGCTGCGCTGAAAGGACTAGTGAGAACAGTGCAGGACACCTGGGTGGGCTCGCGAGCTGTTTCAGCGTGTCCCCACCTGCGCCACAAAGTCAGGGAAGAGGCAGcggaggcaggcaggcaggccgCCCCAGAGCTCATTACTCAAAGCTGCTGTCGACAAGACCACACCGCCGTGGAAGGACGAGGGCGCGGCACGAAGCATTGGCCCGAGCCTCAGCACTCCAGGAATTCCacatagggtgaggaggtgagggagggagatggagagcatGGAGCTTTAAgcttgcttgttgttgttgaagctTTACTACAGGGgcattttttaataatgttgcaTAAATCATTTAGAGGACCACAAGCCATAGAAAGGCAGCCAGGCCCATTGaggactgaaacacacacttgtaGCTGAATGTGGAAAATGTCTGGACCAGGTCCAGGAGGTCCGTGACTGACAGCTCCTCATGAAAGGGTTGTGTCCTGAAGTAAACCTGCCAACCTGATCCTCTGGAGGAACCAGGCTGGAGTTAATGACCTCCTATAATGAAGTCTTAATTCCGTGTCTTGGACCACTCGCCGCAAGTTCACTGGGTCCGAACGGCTATAGTGAGCAATCAAGAAGCGCCGATCTAAACTTCTCCTtcaacccctctctctctctttcgcccCCACCTCCCTCTTTCCCTGCCTGTGAACCCCACGCTCCGCTCCCGTGGATACGAGACACCGAATCCCTCAGCGAGGACTCATGGGACCATGtcaggagagaaaggagatTGGCACCTGCCCGGGGCCGCTTGGCAGACCTCTTTCCTCTGTGCCACCGCAACTGGAGATAAGACGCCGGCTCCCTGGCCGATAAGCATGCAGTTAACCCTGTGCTAGGGTGGTGGGGTTGGGGTGGGGGAGCTGACCTTACTGCTCCACACATAAACAAGACACATGCACACCTATCTACTTGCTCGCTGCTGTTGGATAAACATGTTTGCAACCTTCTTGTCCTAAAATGTGACAACAACAATTCTGGCTCCCTAATGGTTGGTGGCGTGGGGGGGGGACAAGCTCTCCTGGCTTCAGAGCTTTCTGGAGACCTTGCCTCTGAGCCATGCTCCCCGGCTGGCAGCATCCGATctggggagggtgggggggggcgtatGCCAGCTGGCCAGGAGGCAGACGGGGTCTAGGGAGCAAGGAACCCAAGCCAGCTCCATGGTACAATGCCACACAAAGACTCAAAGGTGTGAGGAAGAATAGAACTAGGgggaaaacagaagaagaagaagaagaagcagcagcaaaggAGCCCAGCGAACCTTTTGAACCACGAAAGCATTCTTTGCAACACTGCATTATGGGCACACAACACACCCCCTTACCATCAACAACACCATACACCCTCCACCAACTCAAATGTCTCATGCATTATTCTGAgcaatttcttttgttttcctggCTTTTTCCCCCCCTGCACAACGTTGACATGTCGGGTTCAGCAGGAACACATAGTGCTCTACTAATAATTGCCTGGCTTTTGTTCCCTTGTCATGAGGTTGCTCAGATCATTCCCATTGGAAGGCAGGACCTAGCAGCCCATTCAGGCTAATTGTACCGGCAGGGCCAATGGGAAACacaggatggtgtgtgtgtgtgtgtgtgtgtgtgtgtgtgtgtgtgtgtgtgtgtgtgtgtgtcttttttggtgtctttaattgtatgttttctttttgttgaacAAGCAGTTTGTGTCAAAGACTCAGTTCTCACAGCGTTAACTGACAATTATTGGATTCTGTCAAGCGCAGATGATTTTAagtgttggagtgtgtgtgtgtgtgcgtgcgtgtgtgtgtgtgtgtgtgtgtgtgtgtgtgtgtgtgtgtgtgagtgagtaagtgaatgagagagagagagagagagagagagagagagagacagagagagagagagagaaaagggtgTTCTCTTTGGACTTCTGAGAATTAGTTAGATACACATTCTTAGAGGAAGGGATAAATGGCCAATTGAGGGACTTTGTCTCTATTTAAAAGAGGGCTTTTATACATTGGAGTATTGAGTGTGAGCACAGCTTTAGTGATGAAATTGGATTCAGAGGTTCCTTTTATCCCCTAGACAACACATGGGGTAATTTAAGGACTCTTCCGttggtttcattttttttctataaATTGCATCGGGCTCAAACCAGGAGGGTTGAACAGCCACTGGCTGCGGCAGGAGTGGATTGCGATGCAATAAGATGCTGGGAAACGATGAGCATCAGATACTATTAGTTTGTGTTACTGCCGATGTGTCCACCTCATCCATCTCTGCTGCTTAGTCATATCAACATGATGAGTGTAACATCATTAAACTCCATCTATGTGATGGTATTAGCCCACAGGGAGCAGTTACATAAAGTCAAAAGGTGACCGGGATTCATCGAGGGGTCGGTTTGGATGCGTGCAatgaattattgattattacCTGATTCCGCGAAGCTGATGATCTCCGAGTTCTCCGCTTGAACCTCGTTGTTGTATGCAGCCTGTCCGTCAAAGCTGGGGATCTCCACACGGCCGTCCTCGCGCACTTTCCCGGCGTGCAGCCTCCTGAGCGCCGTCACCATCGCAGCCTTTGGGATGGGGTGGGTGATGTTGGGTCTCTCCCTCATCTGCAGCCGGTTCAGTATGTGCCTCTTCACCGCTTCTAGGAAGTCTATGTTCACCCGCTCCGACTGATCCGACGTCCTGAGGCCGCAGGACGCGCACGACTCCTGGGGCAAGCTCTGAGTCTCCGTGCCCGCCACCGAGCTGCAGCGCACGGAGAGAACGCACGCCACGAAACAGGACAAAGCCACACTGGAGATGCTCATTTTTAGAGAACTTAAGATCGCAGTCCAACCACTATAGAAGAGAAGGCGAATGTGTCCAACACAACCACACTTAAAAGAGTCTATTAATTTACAAATGTGCCAGTTCCGGGGGGAACATCCACTTGTGCTCCAAAAAGTGAAAAGCCACAAGATATCCACGGAAGCCAATGAAATAGTTTGTATTCCCAAACACACAAGAAGAGGCTGAGATCGTGAGGCTAATTGCCTCGAGTCATTACGCGTTCAGGTTGTTATCCAGCGCCGCGTCTTTGTGCgctaaataaaaagtgaatctCTCTGATTGACAGGCGCACTCAGATGTTTGGGTCGTTGACGCGCTTCTGTCGCACCGCGTTCTCTTCACACTGAGCGTGATCTACCAAAACAAAGCGCAGCGCCTCGCCGACCAGTCTACACGGGAAACCCCCACGGCGTCCAGAGGCGCGCTGTCCGCTCCTTCCCATTCAAACAACGCGCAGCAGCTCCACTCCGACGGCCGCAGTCCCGCAGAGAAGAACAGCGCTCCGCGAGGCTTCTGTCTTTTGTGTGAATGCGCCCGGGCTACCGTGTGCGGCGACGCGCGGATGTGGATGGCCAGCTCCGTGTGCGTTCTTCGCAAGATGCTGCTCAGTGAGACCCTGTTCTCCCTTTGCAATCACGACACCAGGGGCTCAG from Cyclopterus lumpus isolate fCycLum1 chromosome 21, fCycLum1.pri, whole genome shotgun sequence encodes:
- the inhbb gene encoding inhibin beta B chain, with protein sequence MSISSVALSCFVACVLSVRCSSVAGTETQSLPQESCASCGLRTSDQSERVNIDFLEAVKRHILNRLQMRERPNITHPIPKAAMVTALRRLHAGKVREDGRVEIPSFDGQAAYNNEVQAENSEIISFAESDDHTSSNTGLFFLVSHEGNQNLYVSQANLWLYFRVLPGGPEKGLRRKVTVKIHYQEAGAEGGPGGGVGGGGGGTGRWASVEKRVDLKRSGWHTFPLSEAVRAVFGKGSRRQDLEVHCEGCETAGVAPVLVNPSDPSHRPFLVVRVRQVDGKHRIRKRGLECDGTSGGLCCRQQFYIDFRLIGWNDWIIAPAGYYGNYCEGSCPAYMAGVPGSASSFHTAVVNQYRMRGMSPGSVNSCCIPTKLSTMSMLYFDDEYNIVKRDVPNMIVEECGCA